The genomic interval AAAGGAGGTTGCATATGGGGGTTGTTTGGCCTTGAAGGAagagaatattgattttgtgcAATACCTACGAAATTAATGCTATTACTCCCTGAGATTTCAGAACTGCCAGTTAACAAATCTGAAGTAGATTGACTTACAGAGACTACAGGCTCAATGAAACCAAAGAATTCATGTGGGGCTTTCTTAAACTGGTTGGGTTCTGTATGTTCCGGTTGGTAAGGGTAATCATTGTTTTTACTCTCTTGAGTTGAAACTGGCATGCTTGAGGCCCTGGACATGCTCAATTGATTTATGGTTTTTCGACCATTCCTCCCCTTATTTTTGTTATCACCAACCCTTTCACTACTGGAAGGCCTTTGATTTCCAAAAGAAAGGTTTTCAGAATTGCTGTATGTCATAGGTTGGCTTAATTGAATAGGTTCAGAAACTTGGTATTGAGATGTTTCATGATTAGAGGTATGATGACCATTAGCAAACTGTGATGATTCACCACTCGAAAGTGGGGGTCCTCCGGCAGAGAGGCTAGTCCAAAGCCACACAGTCTTCGCTGCAGCAATCAGGGGTGCGGATGCTTTTTGCGGCTGCGCTAGAAGTATGTTATACCTCCTCATGCGCAGTTGATGGAGCGCATTAGAGAAATCTCTGTCTCCCGAAATTAGCATAAAGTTTGCAGGGGCAGGGTTGTCTACTGCCCAGAACAGCATATCGACTAATATCTTCTTGTCACTAGCATCTTTCACACCTGTAACATACCTTGACGTGTCAATGAGAACAAATACACATTCAAACATCATCACAATCTTACCTTCTAGTTCATTAAACATGCTACTCaagaaagtatatatattttcaacagGTTTGCAAGAGTTGGAAGTGCAGTTAAACAAAgtttctaaaacaataattgCACAGAGAATGAGTTccagaaagaaataaaaagactGTACGTAATTGATGCCTAATTAAAATTAGTTCtcacataaataataatagatactTGATCGTCTATGACTTCAACCTTCATTGAGGacagctaaaaaaaaataatttcttataaatgttatccacaaaataaaaaatcgttGAAACGAAAAGAATCCAAGATCATCGTCACGCCCGAACACAAAATCTCCGCTTTAATTTGCAAAACTAGGGTTATTCTTAGATGAATTGGATGTGCAGTAAGGAATCATCGATAAGACGATAATCTAACATAACATGAGATTTAAGGATCAACAAGTGGAGTTAAAAGCTAAACCAGTATACACGTAGCTACATCAATCGATAACAAAGAGGCAGAAATGCTAGTTTGGCATAATTGGCACGGAATAAACCAGGCgtgtatttgattttgaacTCGAAAGTCAAAAGGCAGAAATAAACCAAATTCTCACAACAAAAATTAGtcgaaagaaatgaaaagtcgATGCGACACTCGGAAAATCCAGATCGGAAATAATTTGAAGGACGACCGTCCTCCCCTACAATCAGAATCAGAATGGGGGGAAGAGGATACGCAACATATTTTAAGGTGGGGGAAGGAAAGGAGTACCAGCGGGGACATGGTTGAGGGCGATGCCGGTGCTGGAGAGGGCTTGTTGGACAGATACAGGGATCCCGTTGGTGTCGCCATAGGCGGAGATGGAGACGGGACCACAGTAATTCATCTTGGCGAGCGCGGAGCTGATGTTCTGGGCAATCGCGTACGCGTCGCTGCCCTTGGGAACTTGGCAATTCTCTATGTCCCACCACACAGACGTCTTGGCCTTGACGTACTGCTCCTCCGCCAACGCTGGGGACGACAGCGTTGAACCGAGTCCGCCTCCATTTACATCTCCGACCATTCTCAACACAGGTCAGGGAGCCGCACACAAAATAGCATAAAccgcctcttcttcttcttcttcttcttcttcttgtcgtTTATCGGCGCTCTCTGTTTCTGGGTGTTTCTGCAAAGTGCAAACTAAACTGCTATCAAGTGTCTTTCACTTTGGAGGTGCGGACCGTGGTGTGGGCAAAGACAATATACTCCATGGGCGGGGCCCACGCGAAGACTCCACTTCTTCCGCTCGTAATATGTAATTAGGTTAATAATCAGTAACCCTTGCCTTCTTAATCATGATTATTACTcaaattatctttaaagagccattaatacaaaaaaaaatcatctttgcagattgttttaaaaaattttatatatatatatatatatatttgcagatgaaaaatgatagaatttaatttataaataagtttataaaataaatttatcttataaattaattaagattgcaaatcaaattttgacacaatctacaaataaaatcttattgatttgaaatgaacaatttaaaatatgagaaatgacTTAACTacaaagaaatttcacaaaaataaatctacaaaccgACGTGGTATAAAATAGTACATTtgattataaaatcacttttattgtaaaataaatctaacaaattatataaaattgtgttAGTTTGTGTGTGGCTTTACAACACATTTATATTctgaattgtatttttttttcctatattttctGGTGAATTAGAATCTATTGAGTTAAAACTGTTCGGTAAATAATGGTAACCCTtaccttctttttcttctaaagaaaCTATTATATTGGAAATGTTTGACTAAATGGTAGTGCTTGTTATTAGTGGCTGATTTATTCCATCCCaacatgggttttttttttcaattttccatttccattcttTAGGATtatttaactctctctctctctctctctctctctctctctctctctctctctctctgtggtttAGCTgtatttaactttaaatatgaaattgtCACATGTTCACAGGAAGTTTCCTCCAACCCAATTCGGAAGTAAACTGTGTCCGTATACAAAATAGTATTCTCTAACCCATATTCGAAGTAAAGAACTAATCAGGGGGAAAAAATGGTCATTGCACCCATCTTCTCTTTgtctcatttcatttttcctctAGATTTCCACATCCGAGGCAATAAAATTTGGTTGACCTGGAAAGAAAATCCACATCCCACATGTTTGTTCCTTCCCTTTTTCCTCCAtaccaaacaagaaaaaaaggagtCATT from Juglans microcarpa x Juglans regia isolate MS1-56 chromosome 4S, Jm3101_v1.0, whole genome shotgun sequence carries:
- the LOC121263342 gene encoding uncharacterized protein LOC121263342 gives rise to the protein MVGDVNGGGLGSTLSSPALAEEQYVKAKTSVWWDIENCQVPKGSDAYAIAQNISSALAKMNYCGPVSISAYGDTNGIPVSVQQALSSTGIALNHVPAGVKDASDKKILVDMLFWAVDNPAPANFMLISGDRDFSNALHQLRMRRYNILLAQPQKASAPLIAAAKTVWLWTSLSAGGPPLSSGESSQFANGHHTSNSNSENLSFGNQRPSSSERVGDNKNKGRNGRKTINQLSMSRASSMPVSTQESKNNDYPYQPEHTEPNQFKKAPHEFFGFIEPVVSVSQSTSDLLTGSSEISGSNSINFVGIAQNQYSLPSRPNNPHMQPPFGLENLHLVNSHSQGGFRPIPPRPDGPRFSARHTSMPDMGSLSIPESPGYVQNPPNYQHRSGEEFRPNSTESPYPARVNVTQKGHGPTFHRDTMSNRYPRGSGYRPPASPPINGVSSNGGWGSRGRSPPSEYEQGLIGVILLALNTLKIEKIMPTEANITDCIRCGDLKHRNTDVKKALDSAIDQNMVVKQNLGAVQLYVGKNEKLWKCVNPIGGNPMQYPKEIWDGIQNFLASSAGRSAMMASQCRYEAALTLRKNCLEKLALGDVLQILNMVISLKKWIITHHSGWQPITITLAESKN